In Candidatus Ozemobacteraceae bacterium, one DNA window encodes the following:
- a CDS encoding ATP-binding protein, which yields MHESLTPRLDFAADDALTGFRLKRLEVYNWGTFDGKVWTLELNGRNCLLTGDIGSGKSTLVDAVTTLLVPANRVAYNKAAGADLRERTLRSYVLGYYKSERSETSLSAKPVSLRDSNGYSVILGVFYNEGYNSTVTLAQVFWLKDPQGQPARFYVGSERELSIAADFSNFGTDISQLKKRLRGLGAEIEENFPKYGAWFRRRFGIGNEQALELFHQTVSMKSVGNLTDFVRHHMLEAFDVESRISGLIRHFDDLTQAHEAVLKAKRQTELLDPLIADCDRHAALAEEIGELRRCRDALRSHFAGLKVGLLEKRISGLAEELARCEARVKQLEQRRDDQRLRVDDLKRAVAENGGDRLERLAAEIRRLEADLEMTKKRAARYRELAEHVGERAAEDVDAFTAQRRRFADLRENCRSRSAEVQNELTETQVEFKELRKAHDDTRKEIDSLKRRRSNISGPQIEIREAVCKALDIAEDEMPFAGELLQVREEESAWEGAAERILHGFGLSMLVPEHLYKRVSEWVDGNHLRGRLVYYLVRKAKGAPLPELHPDSLVRKLSIKPDSPFFDWLERETAHRFDVACCDSPEQFRREPRAITRAGQIKDPGGRHEKDDRFSLFDRSRYVLGWTNTAKIAALEAQNRQREEKMAGVAARISRLQTEHKGLSNCSDALAKLEEITEFSSIDWQSILIDISSRTDEFRKLEAASDRLKQLNESLKEAMGEFSLAETDLESAREKRTRTDEKKRTAEALHAETKALMASEPPQAVSPDRLEEIRLQAHGEHALTVESCAGAEQVVRSWLQDRIDAEDHRLSRLREKITRAMVAFNDEFKLETAEFDPSIESAAEYRTLLDRLKRDDLPRFEARFKELLNVNTINEIANFNAQLARERETIRERIARINGSLTQIDFNTDRYIVLESQDSPDAEIRDFRSELRACTEGALTGSDDEQYSEAKFLQVKKILDRFRGREGFAELDRRWRERVTDVRNWFVFSASERWRENDAEYEHYSDSGGKSGGQKEKLAYTILAASLAYQFGLEYGAVRSRTFRFVVIDEAFARGSDESAQFGLRLFAKLNLQILIITPLQKIHVIEPFVSSLGFVHNEQGQCSKLRNLSIEEYREEKSRQTS from the coding sequence ATGCATGAGTCTCTGACACCTCGACTCGATTTCGCAGCCGATGATGCTCTCACGGGCTTCCGGCTGAAGAGGCTCGAAGTCTACAACTGGGGCACCTTCGACGGGAAGGTCTGGACCTTGGAGCTGAACGGCAGGAATTGCCTGCTCACCGGCGATATCGGCTCGGGAAAATCGACGCTTGTCGACGCCGTGACCACGCTTCTCGTGCCCGCGAATCGCGTCGCGTACAACAAGGCCGCCGGCGCCGACCTCCGGGAGCGTACCCTGCGCTCCTACGTGCTCGGATACTACAAGTCCGAGCGGAGCGAGACGAGCCTTTCGGCGAAACCGGTGAGTCTGCGCGACTCGAACGGGTATTCCGTCATTCTCGGCGTTTTCTATAACGAAGGATATAACAGCACCGTGACGCTGGCGCAGGTGTTCTGGCTGAAAGATCCCCAGGGCCAGCCGGCGCGATTCTACGTCGGCAGCGAGCGAGAGCTGTCGATCGCAGCCGATTTCTCCAATTTCGGCACCGATATTTCCCAGCTGAAGAAGCGCCTTCGCGGTCTCGGCGCGGAGATCGAGGAGAATTTTCCGAAATACGGGGCCTGGTTCCGGCGGCGATTCGGCATCGGCAACGAACAGGCTCTCGAGCTGTTCCATCAGACCGTTTCGATGAAATCCGTCGGCAATCTCACGGATTTCGTCCGACATCACATGCTGGAGGCGTTCGACGTGGAGTCGCGCATCAGCGGCCTGATACGGCATTTCGACGATCTCACCCAGGCTCACGAGGCCGTCCTGAAGGCGAAGCGCCAGACCGAACTGCTCGACCCGCTGATCGCAGACTGCGATCGACACGCGGCCCTCGCGGAAGAGATCGGCGAGCTGCGCCGGTGCCGCGATGCGCTGCGTTCCCATTTCGCCGGCCTGAAGGTGGGCCTGCTCGAGAAGCGTATCTCGGGACTGGCCGAGGAACTGGCGCGTTGCGAGGCCAGGGTGAAGCAGCTCGAACAACGCAGGGATGACCAGCGTCTTCGCGTCGACGATCTGAAGCGCGCCGTCGCCGAGAACGGGGGTGACCGGCTCGAGCGGCTGGCCGCGGAGATCAGGCGGCTGGAAGCCGATCTCGAAATGACGAAAAAACGGGCCGCCCGATATCGGGAGCTTGCGGAGCATGTCGGGGAACGTGCTGCCGAAGACGTCGACGCATTCACCGCACAACGGCGCCGTTTTGCCGACCTTCGGGAGAACTGCCGAAGCCGCTCGGCCGAGGTGCAGAACGAGCTGACAGAGACCCAGGTCGAGTTCAAGGAACTCAGGAAGGCGCACGACGACACGCGAAAAGAGATCGACAGCCTGAAGCGCCGCCGGAGCAACATCAGCGGACCCCAGATCGAGATTCGCGAAGCTGTCTGCAAGGCTCTCGACATTGCCGAGGATGAAATGCCCTTCGCGGGCGAGCTTCTCCAGGTGCGGGAGGAGGAAAGCGCCTGGGAAGGCGCCGCCGAACGAATTCTGCACGGTTTCGGGCTTTCGATGCTCGTTCCCGAGCATCTGTACAAGCGCGTGTCCGAGTGGGTGGACGGAAATCACCTCCGCGGGCGGCTCGTCTACTACCTCGTGCGAAAGGCAAAAGGGGCCCCCCTGCCGGAGCTTCATCCCGATTCGCTGGTCCGAAAGCTGTCGATCAAGCCGGATTCGCCCTTTTTCGACTGGCTGGAGCGCGAAACGGCCCATCGGTTCGACGTGGCCTGCTGCGATTCGCCGGAGCAGTTCCGACGCGAGCCCCGGGCCATCACCAGGGCCGGCCAGATCAAGGATCCGGGCGGACGACATGAAAAGGATGATCGGTTTTCCCTCTTCGACCGGAGCCGGTATGTGCTGGGCTGGACGAACACGGCCAAGATTGCCGCCCTCGAGGCACAAAATCGGCAAAGGGAAGAGAAGATGGCCGGAGTCGCCGCCCGGATCTCCCGGCTCCAGACCGAGCACAAGGGGTTGTCGAATTGCAGTGATGCGCTGGCCAAACTCGAGGAAATCACGGAATTTTCCTCGATCGATTGGCAATCGATTCTTATCGATATATCATCACGAACCGATGAGTTCAGGAAACTCGAAGCTGCCTCCGACCGGTTGAAACAGCTCAATGAAAGCCTCAAGGAGGCCATGGGCGAATTCTCGCTCGCCGAAACCGACCTGGAATCGGCCAGGGAGAAACGGACCAGGACCGATGAAAAAAAACGCACGGCAGAAGCCTTGCATGCCGAAACGAAGGCGCTGATGGCGAGCGAGCCCCCGCAGGCCGTTTCCCCGGACCGCCTGGAGGAAATCCGTCTGCAAGCCCACGGCGAACACGCGCTGACCGTCGAATCGTGCGCCGGAGCGGAGCAGGTCGTTCGCAGCTGGCTGCAGGACAGGATCGATGCCGAGGACCACCGGCTGAGCCGTCTTCGCGAAAAAATCACCAGGGCGATGGTGGCGTTCAACGACGAGTTCAAGCTCGAGACGGCGGAGTTCGACCCCTCGATCGAATCGGCCGCCGAGTATCGCACGCTTCTCGACCGACTGAAACGAGACGACCTGCCGCGGTTCGAGGCCCGGTTCAAGGAACTGCTGAACGTGAACACGATCAACGAGATCGCCAACTTCAACGCCCAGCTGGCCCGCGAACGCGAAACGATCAGGGAGCGGATCGCACGTATCAACGGTTCTCTCACGCAGATCGATTTCAATACCGATCGTTATATCGTCTTGGAATCACAGGATTCTCCCGATGCCGAAATCCGCGACTTCCGGAGCGAATTACGCGCCTGCACCGAAGGCGCGCTGACGGGGTCGGACGACGAGCAGTATTCGGAAGCCAAGTTCCTGCAGGTCAAGAAGATCCTCGACCGGTTCCGCGGCCGGGAGGGATTCGCGGAGCTGGACCGGCGGTGGAGAGAGCGGGTGACCGACGTCCGCAACTGGTTCGTGTTCTCGGCCAGCGAGCGGTGGCGCGAAAACGATGCCGAATACGAGCATTATTCTGATTCGGGCGGCAAATCCGGCGGCCAGAAGGAGAAGCTCGCTTACACGATCCTCGCGGCCAGCCTCGCCTACCAGTTCGGCCTGGAATACGGCGCGGTCCGTTCTCGCACGTTCCGTTTCGTCGTCATCGACGAGGCGTTCGCGCGCGGCTCGGACGAGTCGGCGCAATTCGGCTTGCGGCTGTTCGCGAAGCTCAACCTGCAAATCCTGATCATCACCCCGCTCCAGAAAATCCACGTGATCGAGCCCTTCGTGTCCAGCCTGGGGTTCGTCCACAACGAGCAGGGCCAGTGTTCCAAACTGCGCAACCTTTCCATCGAAGAGTATCGCGAGGAAAAATCGAGGCAGACCTCATGA
- a CDS encoding pitrilysin family protein, which translates to MVRHRNGLIPLLVVFSLLGSIALWAQNLAEFEKRVASFTLANGMKFIVVERHDAPVVSMMTFADVGSVNETKGITGIAHIFEHMAFKGTSTIGTKDLAKELECMKKEDQAFAKLRAEEIKGTRADPKFLEALRKELDEAKAAAKQFVVNNEFAEAIEKAGGVGLNAFTSADFTGYTSSLPSNKLEMWFSMESDRFLNPCLREFYTEKDVIMEERRMNVDNRPVGKLFEEFGHLAFLAHPYGEPGIGHMSDLKAVSREKAEQFFRKHYTASNLTAVIVGDADPAQCKAWAETYFGRLPLQPKPDPVVTEEPPQKGERRVTLELQSQPYLVIGYHVPDFNDAATVKFDVLNDIVSGGRSSRLYRKLVKEKKIAVSIGTWSGYPGSKYPNLYSFYALPAQGHTPEECEAAILEEIEKLRNEPVTPEELEKAKIRTRSGLVNSLATNDQIAYNIAYYEILAGDWREMFRRGLDKLPAVTAADIRELAKTYFVPGNRSVALIRTAAGSEAKQ; encoded by the coding sequence ATGGTCCGTCACCGCAACGGCTTGATTCCGCTTCTCGTGGTGTTCTCGCTTCTGGGCTCGATAGCCCTGTGGGCGCAGAACCTTGCCGAGTTCGAAAAGAGGGTGGCCAGCTTCACGCTCGCAAACGGGATGAAATTCATCGTCGTCGAGCGGCACGATGCGCCGGTCGTCTCGATGATGACGTTCGCCGACGTCGGCTCGGTCAACGAAACCAAGGGCATCACCGGCATCGCCCACATCTTCGAACACATGGCGTTCAAGGGAACGAGCACCATCGGCACGAAGGACCTCGCGAAAGAGCTCGAGTGCATGAAGAAGGAAGACCAGGCCTTCGCGAAGCTCCGCGCCGAAGAGATCAAGGGGACCCGGGCCGATCCGAAGTTTCTCGAGGCGCTTCGGAAGGAGCTCGACGAGGCGAAGGCGGCCGCGAAGCAGTTCGTCGTGAACAACGAGTTCGCCGAGGCGATCGAGAAAGCCGGCGGCGTCGGCCTGAACGCCTTCACGAGTGCCGATTTCACCGGATATACCTCGAGCCTGCCGTCGAACAAGCTCGAAATGTGGTTTTCGATGGAATCGGACCGGTTTCTCAACCCCTGCCTCCGCGAGTTCTACACGGAAAAGGACGTCATCATGGAGGAACGCCGGATGAATGTCGACAACAGGCCGGTCGGGAAGCTGTTCGAGGAGTTCGGCCACCTCGCCTTCCTCGCGCACCCCTACGGCGAGCCGGGCATCGGCCACATGTCCGACCTGAAGGCGGTCAGCCGGGAAAAGGCCGAACAGTTTTTCAGGAAGCATTACACGGCGTCGAACTTGACCGCGGTCATCGTCGGAGATGCCGATCCGGCGCAGTGCAAAGCATGGGCCGAAACGTATTTCGGGCGCCTCCCGCTCCAGCCGAAGCCCGACCCCGTGGTCACGGAAGAGCCTCCGCAGAAGGGCGAGCGGCGGGTCACGCTCGAACTCCAGAGCCAGCCGTATCTCGTGATCGGCTACCATGTGCCCGACTTCAACGACGCAGCCACCGTGAAGTTCGACGTGCTCAACGACATCGTTTCCGGCGGCCGCTCCTCAAGGCTCTACCGGAAGCTCGTGAAGGAGAAGAAGATCGCCGTCAGCATCGGAACCTGGAGCGGCTATCCCGGCAGCAAATATCCGAATCTCTACTCCTTCTACGCTCTGCCCGCGCAGGGCCATACGCCCGAAGAGTGCGAAGCCGCCATCCTCGAGGAGATCGAGAAGCTCAGGAACGAGCCGGTCACGCCGGAGGAACTCGAGAAAGCGAAGATCCGGACTCGATCGGGTCTGGTCAACAGTCTCGCCACGAACGATCAGATTGCATATAATATCGCATACTATGAAATTCTCGCGGGCGACTGGCGGGAGATGTTCCGCCGCGGCCTGGACAAGCTTCCGGCGGTGACCGCGGCGGACATCCGGGAGCTCGCGAAGACGTATTTCGTTCCGGGAAACCGTTCGGTCGCCCTCATCAGGACGGCGGCCGGCTCCGAAGCGAAACAGTGA
- a CDS encoding M60 family metallopeptidase, whose protein sequence is MNILEPMINMSRARIPKDLFQRPRFFRRRSGDFLIFLVLIFAIFISWRSSAASDNTVLLLEDHARLTAEVRQIAKTGVPGPVACVGEGAFPVVLGKAKGYDQPVVAATRFGNGRVVAFGHGGMLNDEGLKQGDTKRFVVNAAQWAVRAPASGKGKPVAGLIFALDIARPLKEAGFEVTFLRSPGWKDQLEGIDLLVGDNIAVDEEHEKALTRFIRDGGGYLATGLAWGWMQVYPRLDYTKDYSLNRVLAPMGIAFVDGYIDDIPPLKAGDIAWLRRGHALDALALLESQRGAGDDASAEQALAVVSSAYRWLPQGASPFRDRVHALVGKAARPVVPTETQPIRKNEPLPRLALLVDQFDSLMNISSDIRAADSAADYPGAPPEDAPRVTREIDVDLSVPGWASTGLWALAGNAVEVTLPESCSGEGFRIRIGCHTDVLWNNPEWKRHPEIARSFPAAAGLNRVANPHGGLLYIDVPRSPDGTNPGHAKIRVGGGVVEAPFYVLGKTGAAEWKRLRDAPAPWAELQCDRIILTVPSAEIRSLDDPKPLMEFWHKALGWYVDLGTRPLDRRPQRIVTDRQISNGWLHGGYPIMGNIAVSYKLVKLEGLTNPEKDVEGAWGFWHELGHNHQRPEWTFAGAGEVTCNLFSLFVEEKIRGIHPKDHPWMSSHRESVRAYLSHPDFEVWKKSPGIGLCFFANLQAAFGWEPFKKMFAGYAAAPDHELPKTDEAKRDQWLVRLSRATGKNLAPEFDRWGIPVSATARKEVAGLPSWRSPD, encoded by the coding sequence ATGAACATACTCGAACCGATGATCAACATGTCTCGCGCGCGCATTCCGAAGGATCTGTTTCAACGACCGCGGTTCTTTCGACGACGCTCCGGCGATTTTCTGATCTTTCTCGTGCTGATCTTCGCCATCTTCATATCTTGGAGAAGCAGCGCAGCCTCTGACAACACCGTTCTGCTCCTGGAAGACCATGCGCGGCTCACGGCGGAGGTTCGGCAGATCGCGAAGACGGGAGTGCCGGGACCGGTCGCCTGCGTCGGCGAGGGGGCGTTTCCCGTCGTTCTCGGCAAGGCGAAGGGATACGATCAGCCGGTTGTCGCTGCGACACGGTTCGGGAACGGGCGCGTCGTCGCGTTCGGGCATGGCGGGATGCTGAACGACGAAGGATTGAAGCAGGGGGACACGAAGCGGTTCGTCGTCAACGCGGCTCAGTGGGCTGTCCGAGCGCCCGCTTCCGGGAAAGGCAAACCCGTCGCGGGGCTGATTTTTGCGCTCGATATCGCCAGGCCGCTGAAGGAAGCGGGATTCGAGGTGACGTTTCTCCGGTCCCCGGGCTGGAAGGACCAGCTCGAGGGAATCGACCTTCTCGTAGGCGACAATATCGCGGTCGACGAAGAGCACGAGAAAGCTCTTACAAGGTTCATCCGCGATGGAGGCGGATATCTGGCCACGGGTCTCGCCTGGGGCTGGATGCAGGTGTATCCCCGGCTCGACTATACCAAAGACTATTCTTTGAACCGCGTTCTCGCCCCGATGGGGATCGCGTTCGTCGACGGCTACATCGACGACATCCCCCCGCTGAAGGCCGGCGATATCGCGTGGCTGCGGCGCGGCCACGCGCTCGACGCCCTCGCGCTGCTCGAGTCGCAACGCGGCGCGGGGGACGACGCATCGGCGGAACAGGCGCTCGCCGTCGTTTCCAGCGCGTATCGCTGGCTGCCGCAGGGAGCGTCGCCGTTCCGCGACCGCGTGCATGCCCTCGTCGGGAAGGCGGCCCGGCCCGTCGTTCCGACCGAGACACAGCCGATCCGCAAGAATGAGCCGCTTCCCCGGCTCGCCCTGCTCGTGGATCAGTTCGATTCGCTTATGAATATATCCTCAGATATACGAGCGGCCGATTCGGCGGCGGATTATCCCGGCGCTCCGCCGGAAGATGCCCCACGTGTCACCCGCGAGATCGACGTCGATCTGTCCGTCCCCGGCTGGGCGAGCACGGGGCTGTGGGCGCTCGCCGGCAACGCGGTCGAGGTCACCCTCCCGGAATCGTGTTCCGGCGAGGGATTCCGCATCAGGATCGGGTGCCATACCGATGTTCTCTGGAACAATCCCGAGTGGAAGCGGCATCCCGAGATCGCCCGCAGTTTCCCAGCCGCGGCGGGCCTCAACCGGGTGGCGAACCCGCACGGCGGGCTTCTCTATATCGATGTCCCCCGTTCCCCGGACGGAACGAATCCAGGTCACGCGAAGATACGCGTCGGCGGAGGGGTCGTCGAGGCGCCGTTCTACGTTCTCGGGAAAACCGGCGCCGCCGAATGGAAGCGCCTGCGCGACGCCCCCGCACCCTGGGCCGAGCTCCAGTGCGACCGCATCATTCTCACCGTGCCTTCCGCGGAGATCCGGTCTCTCGACGATCCGAAGCCGCTCATGGAGTTCTGGCACAAGGCGCTCGGCTGGTATGTCGATCTCGGGACCCGGCCGCTCGACCGGCGCCCCCAGCGCATCGTGACGGACCGCCAGATCTCGAACGGCTGGCTTCACGGCGGATATCCGATCATGGGCAACATCGCAGTATCGTACAAACTGGTGAAGCTCGAGGGGTTGACGAACCCGGAGAAGGACGTCGAAGGGGCGTGGGGCTTCTGGCACGAACTGGGCCACAACCACCAGCGGCCCGAGTGGACCTTCGCCGGGGCAGGCGAAGTCACCTGCAATCTCTTCTCGCTGTTCGTCGAGGAAAAGATCCGGGGAATCCACCCCAAAGACCATCCCTGGATGTCGAGCCATCGGGAAAGCGTCCGCGCCTATCTTTCCCACCCCGATTTCGAAGTCTGGAAGAAGAGCCCGGGAATCGGCCTGTGCTTCTTCGCGAATCTGCAGGCCGCCTTCGGCTGGGAGCCGTTCAAGAAGATGTTCGCCGGGTATGCGGCGGCCCCCGATCACGAACTGCCGAAAACGGACGAGGCGAAACGCGACCAGTGGCTTGTCAGGCTGAGCCGCGCGACAGGAAAGAATCTCGCCCCGGAATTCGACAGGTGGGGCATCCCGGTGTCGGCAACCGCCCGGAAGGAGGTCGCGGGGCTTCCCTCCTGGCGGTCGCCGGACTGA
- a CDS encoding DUF2220 family protein — protein MSWTRPRDIRDRVLKWWESGELLSGLVTGAETFPKRLPLKGPTSAEMTDRFDEVRKWISELSAVPLVRIEKRELVHRVFGANAIPREAWIDTLDDALSLIGKKREAARFASLVALTRERLPCLVGWLSRRPMRALEAADAWARLLDIVGWMLAHPRPGIYLRQLDLPGVHTKFIEAHRGLLAELFDIALPPEAIDVACTGIGGFTARYGFRNKPERIRFRVLDEHLSLFSGSRTPDIALDADSFAALSLPLQRVFITENETNFLAFPPVPGAIVVFGAGYGWSALSKARWLERCPLHYWGDIDTHGFAILDSLRSHFGHAASFLMDRETLMAHESCWGEEKEQLIRDLSRLTGPERALFDELRYDRIRPRLRLEQEMIGFTRLETALQSLCPHMVQARQISLGSTKPKSF, from the coding sequence ATGAGCTGGACCCGCCCGCGGGATATTCGGGATCGCGTCTTGAAATGGTGGGAAAGCGGCGAACTGCTCTCGGGGCTCGTCACCGGTGCGGAGACCTTTCCGAAGCGGCTGCCCCTGAAAGGGCCGACCTCGGCGGAAATGACAGACCGGTTCGACGAGGTCCGGAAGTGGATCTCGGAGCTGTCAGCCGTTCCTTTGGTCCGCATCGAAAAGCGGGAACTCGTTCATCGCGTATTCGGCGCGAACGCGATTCCGCGCGAAGCCTGGATCGACACCCTCGACGACGCGCTTTCGCTGATCGGGAAAAAAAGGGAAGCAGCGCGCTTTGCTTCACTGGTCGCCCTGACGAGGGAACGTCTGCCCTGTCTCGTCGGCTGGCTGAGCAGGCGGCCCATGCGTGCGCTCGAGGCGGCAGACGCATGGGCCCGTCTTCTTGACATCGTCGGCTGGATGCTGGCGCACCCTCGTCCTGGCATCTATCTGCGCCAACTCGATCTTCCGGGGGTTCACACCAAATTCATCGAGGCACATCGGGGGCTTCTGGCGGAGCTGTTCGATATCGCCCTCCCCCCGGAGGCAATCGACGTGGCATGCACCGGCATCGGCGGGTTCACAGCCCGGTATGGGTTTCGCAACAAGCCGGAGCGCATCCGGTTCCGCGTTCTCGACGAGCATCTCTCGCTTTTTTCAGGCAGTCGAACCCCCGACATCGCGCTGGACGCGGACAGTTTCGCGGCTCTTTCGCTGCCCCTGCAACGCGTCTTCATCACCGAAAACGAGACGAATTTTCTGGCATTTCCCCCGGTTCCTGGCGCCATCGTGGTTTTCGGGGCTGGCTACGGCTGGAGCGCCCTCTCGAAGGCACGCTGGCTGGAGCGCTGTCCACTCCATTACTGGGGCGACATCGACACGCACGGCTTCGCGATTCTCGACAGTCTGCGCAGTCATTTCGGCCACGCCGCATCGTTCCTCATGGACCGAGAAACCCTGATGGCCCACGAAAGCTGTTGGGGCGAGGAGAAAGAACAGCTCATTCGCGATCTGAGCCGACTGACCGGCCCTGAGCGGGCCTTATTCGACGAGTTACGCTACGACCGTATACGCCCCCGACTGCGTCTCGAACAGGAAATGATCGGCTTCACCCGCCTTGAAACCGCGTTGCAGTCCCTATGCCCGCACATGGTGCAAGCCAGACAAATTTCACTCGGCTCCACAAAGCCAAAATCATTCTGA
- a CDS encoding DUF4194 domain-containing protein, translating to MNMERHPPSAPPAADLSTLCITLLKGIVHRAEDERLWQSLLILQNDVRDYLSILRLELILDESEGYAYLRNRVDASDDTAGKIPQLVARRQLTFPVSLLIALLRKRLVEFDCGGSDTRLVLSRDEIVDMMRLFLPETSNETRLIDQIDAHINKVIDLGFLRRLKTSSGPDHFEVQRIIKAFVDAQWLNEFDARLAAYQAHLGPVSTGEDHA from the coding sequence ATGAATATGGAACGACACCCCCCCTCCGCCCCTCCCGCCGCCGATCTGTCGACTCTGTGCATCACGCTGCTCAAGGGCATCGTCCATCGGGCCGAAGACGAGCGATTATGGCAGTCGTTGCTGATCCTTCAGAACGACGTGCGCGATTATCTGAGCATCCTTCGACTGGAACTCATTCTCGACGAGTCCGAGGGATATGCCTACCTGCGCAACCGTGTCGACGCCTCGGATGACACTGCCGGGAAGATCCCGCAGCTCGTCGCGCGCAGGCAACTCACCTTTCCCGTGAGCCTCCTGATCGCTCTTCTTCGGAAACGGCTCGTCGAGTTCGATTGCGGCGGAAGCGACACGCGCTTGGTCCTGTCCCGCGACGAAATCGTCGACATGATGCGCCTCTTCCTGCCCGAAACGAGCAACGAAACGCGGCTGATCGACCAGATCGACGCGCACATCAACAAGGTGATCGACCTCGGATTTCTGCGCCGGCTGAAGACCAGCAGCGGGCCCGATCATTTCGAGGTACAGCGCATCATCAAGGCGTTCGTAGACGCCCAGTGGCTGAACGAGTTCGACGCGCGTCTGGCCGCTTACCAGGCCCATCTCGGGCCTGTTTCCACGGGGGAAGACCATGCATGA
- a CDS encoding pitrilysin family protein yields MNRVYASLIVVLFLLGLTPPMVRAQVSYKELRFPPLNSFQIPAVDQTVLENGLTLYLLEDHELPTVSLYGMVRFSVGDEPADKVGLISLTTSVMRIGGTATRSGDDIDLELDRLAAGVGVSGGTSSGGFYASSLVEQWDKTLSILIDILKNPAFPEDKIELKKIEARSKISRRNDEPFPIAVREFFKVVYGPDSPYARHTEYATIDAITRDDMIAFHAKHFHPERMMVAVIGDFKIDEMKKKLTDAFGSLPRGDTPPNKVPGVHEYAAAKVNLIAKDDVNQSVILIGHLGGLMNNPDYFALEVMNNVLGGGFGSRLFKRIRSDQGLAYSVFGAFGSGYDHEGICYFGCSTKSENTVKAIRSLFREIEDLRTAEITDEELNTAKDMYLNSFVFNFDSRSKIIDRLVELEYFGYPRDFLEITKRNIEKVTKADILRVAKQYLQPDKLKIIVLGKPADFDGKLDEFGTVHQIDVTIPAPPKQASETVQASGTAPVQE; encoded by the coding sequence ATGAACAGGGTGTATGCGAGTCTGATCGTCGTCCTCTTCCTTCTCGGCCTGACGCCGCCGATGGTACGGGCGCAGGTTTCCTACAAGGAACTGCGTTTCCCGCCGCTGAACAGTTTCCAGATTCCGGCGGTGGACCAGACCGTCCTGGAAAACGGTCTGACTCTGTATCTGCTCGAGGACCACGAGCTTCCGACCGTCAGCTTGTACGGCATGGTGCGGTTCAGCGTCGGTGACGAGCCGGCCGACAAGGTCGGCCTCATCTCCCTCACGACGTCCGTCATGCGCATCGGCGGCACGGCCACCCGGAGCGGCGACGATATCGACCTCGAACTGGACCGGCTCGCGGCCGGCGTCGGGGTCAGCGGCGGCACGTCGAGCGGCGGTTTCTATGCTTCGAGCCTCGTCGAACAGTGGGACAAGACACTTTCTATTCTTATCGATATTCTGAAAAATCCCGCGTTTCCGGAAGACAAGATCGAACTGAAGAAGATCGAAGCCCGCTCGAAGATCTCCCGCCGGAACGACGAGCCTTTTCCGATCGCCGTGCGGGAGTTCTTCAAGGTCGTCTACGGCCCCGACAGCCCGTACGCTCGGCACACCGAATACGCCACGATCGATGCGATCACCCGCGACGACATGATCGCTTTCCACGCGAAACATTTCCATCCCGAACGAATGATGGTCGCGGTCATCGGCGATTTCAAGATCGACGAGATGAAGAAAAAGCTCACGGACGCGTTCGGCAGCCTTCCCAGGGGCGATACGCCTCCGAACAAGGTTCCAGGGGTTCACGAATACGCCGCCGCGAAGGTGAACCTGATCGCCAAGGACGACGTGAACCAGAGCGTGATCCTGATCGGTCATCTCGGCGGGTTGATGAATAACCCGGACTATTTTGCGCTCGAGGTCATGAACAACGTACTGGGCGGCGGGTTTGGTTCGAGGCTGTTCAAACGGATCAGATCAGACCAGGGACTTGCCTACTCTGTTTTCGGCGCCTTCGGTTCCGGATACGATCACGAAGGCATCTGCTATTTCGGCTGCTCGACCAAGTCGGAAAACACGGTGAAGGCGATCCGATCGCTGTTTCGGGAAATCGAGGATCTGCGCACCGCGGAAATCACGGACGAAGAGCTGAATACAGCGAAAGATATGTATCTCAACTCGTTCGTGTTCAATTTCGACAGCAGGTCCAAGATCATCGATCGGCTCGTGGAGCTGGAATACTTCGGCTATCCGCGGGACTTCCTCGAGATCACGAAGCGGAATATCGAAAAGGTCACAAAGGCTGACATTCTGCGGGTCGCAAAGCAGTATCTCCAGCCCGACAAGCTCAAGATCATCGTGCTTGGAAAGCCCGCCGATTTCGACGGGAAGCTCGACGAGTTCGGAACGGTGCATCAGATCGACGTCACGATTCCCGCCCCTCCGAAACAGGCTTCGGAAACCGTCCAGGCATCCGGAACGGCTCCCGTGCAGGAATAG